The following is a genomic window from Plasmodium yoelii strain 17X genome assembly, chromosome: 12.
aaatttaatgacAAATATGAATAtcgtttttatatttatatttttttttaaatataattttttgtattagtttttattaaattaatgtaattatattaaagATAGTGAATTATATCACTATTACTTCAATTAAAGATGCATGTGGACATAGCTTAAAATGATTTAAAgatgatatattttgtaattttttcttttcgcttttatttatttagtaTTATATTATGTTGATATGTTTTATTCGAATGTATATTTcgaactttattttaatcttttaaattaaatacaatatatactATAATGAAAGTGGATAAAGATTAGCATTCTACATATTGTAGGGTTGATGGGTAATACAAATAGGCACATTTTTGagcatttttttaattcaaattataaagtATGTATTTTCCTATGTATATGTTGTAATAGCAAAATATTGTTATCAAGCCTTTTTAAATGGTGGTaagcaaataaatatataataactgGGTTATTGCCACTaagtttttaaatataaatttaactGGAATTCCATGCGTTATTTCTTTTGTGGGTTTTTCACTGTTTATCAAAGGAGGTATGTGAGGAGCTATACGTTGTAGGTTTGGTCTCAATAAGATATAATTTATGCgcattataaatatacatatatgtgtgtgtgctTATTTATTTAGTTGAGTATTGTTTATGCGCTTTCTTTTAGTGTTTTTGCCTAACATGTAGTTAGTCGAAATTGATatgatattataataattttgtaattattattaaaaaaattaataagttAATGATTggtaaaatgaaataaataaaaaaagttaaaaggCGTAAATATAAATGTGAATAAGCAATTGGGAAATAATTAATTCGAATAATATGTGTAAGCATATactgaagaaaaaaaatagtaaatgcatatataaacagaataataaagaaaaaaacacaataacaaaattaaacataataatgttataaatCATGTCATTATGCAATAAATCAATTAAAACGCACATACGTATATATAGAACATTCACCTGAATGTGTTTTGAATGAAAGATACAGTTGAAATGCATTATTTTGGAAatacaacaaaaaaaataataatagtgttaaaacaataacaataaatataGGTGAAAATTGTAACATATAGATGTCCGTTTTTTTGTGTTaagcaatatatttatattactttgctttaaaaaatgtgtgtgctgatttttttaatattgaaaaataatttgacaataatttatacatattgTGAGGTTAGCCAAATTTTTTCTTCGCAATTGAATAAAGGAATGTGCCACTTACAGCCATAGCTGAACCAACTCCTCCAAGAAAAGAAAATTTCGTTCcgaaaataaaatagctagttaatattaaaaatactcTTTTAACTGTACTTGCAACTGCATGGGTAATATGATTTAATCTgtttaatgaaataaatgatagttggttatataaataaaaccaTACACCTGACATTAAAACATGTTTTCCAAAAACTTTTAAAACTTGTTTattattcattaaataataataggtATCTTTCCATTTATGTGCATCCATATATAATGCTGGGGTTAAAAATATAGCTGAAAAAATAGTTAGaagtgaaaaaatattttctggAGTGAGATTTTTTCCTATCTTTTCAAGATTTTTACTCATTAAGTCTTTGGCTTCTATGGTTCGAAGTGTTGTAAATACATTTGCTACTAATGTTGAATATAATGCTTTATAAGTAAATGACAACTCTTTTATTGAAGCTAAGGATACACCCAATACTATTGGGACCAAAGATGCATAAGTATAAATCGACATTCTAGTGTTTGTTAAAGCAAATGCGAAAAAGGCGGCAAATAATGGTCCTAAAGCTTTAACAATGTGAACAAAACTAATAGCACCAGCCCCCATAGCAATAACTGATAATAGATGGGTATATCCATGATATATACTTTGTTTCATAATGctactatatttttttaaaaataatatatatctttgaaatccttttattataaaatttcgATCACTTTGACTTATTTGTTTCATTGcattttcatcataaaaCAATTCtggtttattttttaattttaaaagcCATGGAATTAAAAATAGTGGTAAACCTATGTATATTTGTAACACAGATAGAGTAATTGGCAAATTGATTATATTTAAAgcctttttattttctatattataaaaaatattgcacACGTACCATAAACTTAACAAGGATATAGTTTTACCGCCttctataatattatttaaaacacCAGCTTTGGTTGTTCCAATGGtttctttattaatatttgtattatttgcCAATGCATTTCCTGCATTTTCCGCATTTCCTACATTTCCTCCATTATTTGATATATCgttaccatttttatttttttcataatttttatttccataatTTCCTGTACTATTTTTGCCTGAATTATTAAACAAAACGAATTTTCCTTCATTCTGTTGATTATTCTTAGCatttaatacaattttttttttttccacacTATATTTATGGATGTTTCTTATATTTGAACTGTTTTCATTTGATctgttaattttttcataggttgttttataattatttataaaaagtggtattttattcaaattatgtattttttgaGCATTTGTCTTgatgaattttttatttttactaaattcattaatattattaaactgGAAATTTATAGGCGAGTTTGAGAAATAGGTATTTTTCTCGTGTTTCAAACATTTTGCAATGTGTATTTGTATATTGATAACAAACGCAATTAATACGCTTTTTATAAGCATGTTCATTTTGTATTTGTAAAATTTACATCAACGGGGGGTTGCtcatatatgtgtatacgTATATACCACGTGATAAATGGAAAATACTTAAACGTATGCttctaataatttttttcctcAGCGTGATCGTGGAAATATAATTACAACCATGTGTATTTTTGTTattcttattttattatatatatatatatatatatatatatatatatatatatatatttggaaTAGGTATAACTTATCTTGTTCTTTTTTACAATAGCAATTGAACTGTTGATAGCATACctagtttatatttttataaaatttgaaaaattaattaacGCAAGGaagttacaaaaaaaatgatataaattatgtaaaaataatgcataacctatttaaattatcatattcTTTAACAGAAAATATagaatgtataaatatattatgcatgtatatttttgttaatttgaTGATACAACgataagtaaaaaaaataaattaatgaaaaaataaaataatgaaaaaataaaataataaaaaaataaatcctCATTAAGCTGAATATATAATCGttactatattttatattctttcTTCTACCAATTATAATGCTAATAatgtgtatgtatatatgtatgtatttttttttatcaagaaaaaatattttacatatcGGTATGGTAACTCGAAGGGATTCCTTGTGGGGTACACTAGTCGTCTCTtctattttcaaaataatttaataaggTTCAAGTCATGTATTAAATTTTCGAAGTGCGGAAAAAATACTGTGAATAAAAAGTAAAAGgcaatattataaaatagaaaaaagtATGCCAGCATTATAGAAAATTAGCaaatacatattattaaaaataataaaaagagaaTATGTAACCGTAAAATCACTTTTACCATTTATCCTTTTCTTTCCCTTTCCTTTTTTAGGAGGGAGAATAAGttgtgataataatatacatttaacAGTGATTAAAAGGTGTATATAAAAGTAAgcgatattaaaaatttttaagtGTTTAATGGGTCAAAATATTAAGATTCCAAagttaaaacaaaatatgtaACTCGAATTGTATGAACCATTACTTTTATATTCTATGGTCTTCTAATACCAGTCATCAGTATACATTTTTGTCATCTATTTGtttttctttaaatatataccaTCGTTTTTTAATtgagtaaaaaaaatattttttgtataatatataagaatTTGAAAGGTattaaaataacaatttgtttgtaaaaagtaaaaaatatattttaacttacaatttttacacttaagtatttatatatgtgcatGGGGGGTAAAAGGAATGGAATATTTCAATCATAAATAATTTCCATATGGGCAATTATACAcattatatgaatttaaaaaaagaaaattagaAATTGAAATATATGCTTCAATGGAaattaaaatgaaaattaaaatggaaatacatatcgtaaaaataaataatttttgtcaaaaaaaaatgaaaaatgtgtaaaaaatatatacaaaatagcTGCGATAACAGTTTTCCTTTTATTcgaatataatatttttatagtacttatttaaaaatatataaaagaacaaaatatatattaagaatgtaaaatataattttttgacaatatatacacatatgtgcatgtatatatatcaatgatgatatgaaataa
Proteins encoded in this region:
- a CDS encoding phosphoenolpyruvate/phosphate translocator, putative, yielding MNMLIKSVLIAFVINIQIHIAKCLKHEKNTYFSNSPINFQFNNINEFSKNKKFIKTNAQKIHNLNKIPLFINNYKTTYEKINRSNENSSNIRNIHKYSVEKKKIVLNAKNNQQNEGKFVLFNNSGKNSTGNYGNKNYEKNKNGNDISNNGGNVGNAENAGNALANNTNINKETIGTTKAGVLNNIIEGGKTISLLSLWYVCNIFYNIENKKALNIINLPITLSVLQIYIGLPLFLIPWLLKLKNKPELFYDENAMKQISQSDRNFIIKGFQRYILFLKKYSSIMKQSIYHGYTHLLSVIAMGAGAISFVHIVKALGPLFAAFFAFALTNTRMSIYTYASLVPIVLGVSLASIKELSFTYKALYSTLVANVFTTLRTIEAKDLMSKNLEKIGKNLTPENIFSLLTIFSAIFLTPALYMDAHKWKDTYYYLMNNKQVLKVFGKHVLMSGVWFYLYNQLSFISLNRLNHITHAVASTVKRVFLILTSYFIFGTKFSFLGGVGSAMAVSGTFLYSIAKKKFG